The sequence AGCCAGATTGTCACTACGTGCGTCCGACTGTCGGTTGTTTGCCTGATCCAGGGCTTGCACATGGGACTGAGCTTGTGCAAACAGCGGGTGCCCGGGATGATCGGGATTGCGCAGTGAGGGTGGTTGCCGCTCATCACTCAAAATATGTTGTTTAATCGATCTGTCTGCGGGAAGCGGGTGCCGGACTTCCTTGTTTAGGGGGCTCTCTGGAAACGGCGCTTCAATACTTTCCACTCCATGGATGTTGCGTAAGGGGCGGTAAGCATCTTTCCCCAAGCCTTCGAAGGGCAACGGTATGCGAACGTCAGGAAGTAGTTGCCCAGCAGGGCCGGCAAGTACATTCATGTCGATGCTCTTGTTGCGATGCAGTCCGGCATGATCGAGAGCGGCCCAAGTAAAGTCGACGCAGTTATTGCGTACGTCCCTATACTCTTTGTCGAAGCCTAGCTTTTCCGGTTCTTCACCGAACTTTTGCAGTTTTTCATATTGCTCCTTGCTTATTTCGATTGTCCTTGAGTAGGCCGGGTTATGATACTCCTTAGAGTCCGAATTATATATTTTCCC comes from Xanthomonas vesicatoria ATCC 35937 and encodes:
- a CDS encoding XVIPCD domain-containing protein — translated: MDKQSYTLTIVIAAPGTPLYKDGKQQMVDGEPASSAPGHMFFIIDDGRGKPTSYGFAPINHGEMNGPGKIYNSDSKEYHNPAYSRTIEISKEQYEKLQKFGEEPEKLGFDKEYRDVRNNCVDFTWAALDHAGLHRNKSIDMNVLAGPAGQLLPDVRIPLPFEGLGKDAYRPLRNIHGVESIEAPFPESPLNKEVRHPLPADRSIKQHILSDERQPPSLRNPDHPGHPLFAQAQSHVQALDQANNRQSDARSDNLAGCLAVQSCKMGMDRIDEVRLSEDASRAFAVQNNSKSLGQHDQLRAHVDTVAALNTPLEQSSQSWVQTAAERAQGEQQRQIQQEQSQPQPTRALT